One part of the Bacteroidia bacterium genome encodes these proteins:
- a CDS encoding glycosyltransferase family 4 protein: MRPIIHIVLGRANPNRLNGVNRVVHNLAEEQHALGWEVSVWGITASYQKTETQKRNYHSCWFPDKGYMRISTELKAALSASSADTVFHFHGGFIPHFILISRYLRKINRNYVLTPHGTFTQGAMEKNKWLKKLYFRCLENLLIKGAKAVQCLGHAEQSDLQALSGCPSIILIPNGQNFAELRYDHSIPPSTEFIIGYCGRVEERQKGLDVLLKSFRFYREQLEGKGSLHLVGDGPYLEEMKRLSSELELDSYIHFWGRRFGQEKVQILSQMKLFVHSSRNEGLPTAVIEALSLGIPCLVSKATSMDTYVKMAEAGWTYEEIDIPRIARLLREAEKEYEEGRLKERAERAAEMARREFSWKKVAEQTQLLYQ, translated from the coding sequence ATGAGACCGATCATTCATATCGTTTTGGGGAGGGCCAATCCCAACAGGCTTAATGGCGTAAATCGGGTAGTTCACAATCTGGCAGAAGAACAACATGCGCTGGGCTGGGAGGTTTCCGTATGGGGGATTACCGCTTCCTACCAAAAAACAGAAACCCAAAAGCGAAACTATCATAGCTGTTGGTTTCCGGACAAGGGCTATATGCGGATTTCTACAGAACTGAAAGCAGCACTTAGCGCATCTTCTGCAGATACCGTATTTCATTTTCATGGAGGCTTTATCCCACATTTTATCCTCATTTCTCGGTATCTCAGGAAAATAAATAGAAACTATGTCCTGACTCCTCATGGGACCTTCACCCAAGGGGCTATGGAGAAGAACAAATGGCTGAAAAAACTCTACTTCAGATGTTTAGAAAATCTTTTGATAAAAGGGGCAAAAGCAGTTCAGTGTTTAGGCCATGCAGAGCAAAGTGATTTACAGGCTTTGAGTGGATGTCCCTCCATAATATTGATCCCTAACGGGCAGAACTTCGCTGAACTAAGATATGATCATTCAATTCCTCCTTCTACAGAATTTATAATAGGCTATTGCGGGAGAGTTGAGGAACGGCAGAAAGGACTTGATGTATTGTTAAAAAGTTTTCGGTTTTACAGGGAACAGTTGGAAGGCAAAGGGAGCCTGCATTTGGTAGGCGATGGGCCATATTTAGAGGAAATGAAAAGGCTCTCTTCAGAATTGGAGCTTGATAGCTATATCCATTTTTGGGGAAGGAGGTTCGGACAGGAGAAAGTGCAAATCCTATCACAAATGAAACTCTTTGTCCATAGCTCACGAAACGAGGGTCTCCCTACAGCAGTCATCGAGGCTTTATCTCTGGGCATTCCCTGTCTGGTCAGTAAAGCTACCAGTATGGATACTTATGTAAAAATGGCAGAGGCAGGTTGGACCTATGAGGAAATAGATATTCCCAGGATCGCTCGATTGCTAAGAGAAGCAGAAAAAGAATACGAAGAGGGAAGACTTAAGGAACGTGCAGAAAGAGCTGCAGAAATGGCTCGCCGAGAATTTTCCTGGAAAAAAGTAGCCGAACAAACGCAATTGCTTTATCAATGA
- a CDS encoding glycosyltransferase family 4 protein — protein sequence MRIWAFHLFNDYSGSPLMLKNALKAMESAAEIHLWTSKSEGFLSDAKVHQFHPNSYRWKSGKLGLLFNLIRAQWEAFMLVYKNRKSIDALYLNTLLPAGAALAGKFCGIPVIYHLHEPQLNNRLLFHLLKATAIWTADKAIFVSSYLQSCFPELADKGEVIPNVLSESFLQAIKHSEKRQREGTLMLCSYKAYKGIENFASLAENDGERSYTLILNSSEDQIAEFREKHKALKNLYIQSSPADLHPYYQKAALLLNLSHPDKWIESFGMTALEAMSYGLPCIVPEVGGIADLVTEECGFKTSVYKPEKISRQIDFLFSDERIYAEYSLSALQRSRDYSFQAFKEKLCAFLGLPQSQAILS from the coding sequence ATGAGAATTTGGGCCTTTCATCTGTTTAATGACTACTCAGGTAGCCCCTTGATGCTGAAAAATGCACTCAAGGCGATGGAGTCTGCCGCAGAAATTCATCTTTGGACCTCGAAAAGCGAGGGTTTCCTTTCGGACGCCAAAGTCCATCAATTTCATCCGAACTCTTATCGTTGGAAATCTGGGAAATTGGGTTTACTGTTCAATTTGATTAGGGCCCAGTGGGAGGCATTTATGCTGGTTTATAAGAACAGGAAAAGTATAGATGCTCTTTACCTCAATACCCTCTTGCCAGCAGGTGCAGCTTTAGCAGGTAAATTCTGCGGCATCCCTGTCATTTACCATCTCCATGAACCTCAACTTAATAATAGGCTACTGTTTCATCTCCTTAAAGCCACTGCAATTTGGACTGCGGATAAAGCCATTTTCGTTTCCAGCTATTTGCAAAGTTGTTTTCCAGAGCTCGCGGATAAAGGAGAAGTGATCCCTAATGTCTTGAGTGAGAGTTTTCTGCAGGCGATCAAGCATTCAGAAAAAAGGCAAAGAGAAGGTACCCTCATGCTTTGCTCATATAAGGCCTATAAAGGAATCGAAAACTTTGCAAGTCTGGCAGAAAATGACGGGGAGCGTTCTTATACCCTGATCCTAAACTCCTCCGAGGACCAAATTGCTGAGTTCCGAGAAAAACATAAAGCGCTGAAAAATCTATATATCCAGAGTTCTCCTGCTGATTTGCATCCATATTACCAAAAGGCTGCGCTTCTCCTCAATCTGTCTCATCCTGATAAATGGATCGAAAGTTTTGGGATGACGGCCTTGGAAGCTATGTCTTATGGGCTTCCCTGCATCGTACCGGAGGTCGGCGGCATCGCGGACCTGGTTACAGAAGAATGTGGATTTAAAACCTCTGTGTATAAGCCTGAGAAAATTTCCAGGCAAATTGATTTCCTCTTTTCGGATGAAAGGATTTATGCTGAATATTCCCTTTCAGCTTTGCAAAGAAGTAGGGACTATAGTTTTCAAGCATTTAAAGAAAAGCTATGCGCTTTCCTTGGCCTTCCTCAATCCCAGGCAATTCTCTCTTAA
- a CDS encoding DUF1972 domain-containing protein, which yields MKKLAIIGTVGLPAKYGGFETLTHHLILNWKNCFSTRVYCSSCSYPEKVKPKSWKGAQLIYLPFKANGWQSIIYDMIAIFHALLYAEVILILGVSGAAVLPLVRVFSKKRIIINIDGQEWKRPKWNRLAKAFLKFSEKLAVRYSDEVITDNTALQRYVIEEYGKESMLITYGGDHVIHQAWGKEEKDAYPFQAKEYAFKVARIEPENNIHLILEAFSRIPDFQLVIVGNWEHSKYGLDLRKEYKHFSHLFLLDPIYDQKALDALRSNCKLYLHGHQAGGTNPSLVEAMNLGLPILAYDVSFNRESMKHQGMYFSNEHELLVRVLNLEEANLRLHAARMRELALTHYNWRLIAKQYEELIFGEESTALTERNKIISKKNKQRPNSSISLPHYHN from the coding sequence ATGAAAAAACTGGCTATAATCGGAACCGTAGGCTTGCCTGCCAAGTACGGAGGATTTGAAACCCTTACTCATCACCTAATCCTGAACTGGAAAAATTGTTTTAGTACTAGGGTTTACTGTTCCTCCTGTTCCTATCCTGAAAAAGTTAAACCCAAAAGTTGGAAGGGAGCTCAATTGATTTACCTTCCCTTTAAAGCAAATGGTTGGCAAAGCATTATTTACGATATGATTGCCATTTTCCATGCGCTCCTTTATGCGGAGGTAATATTGATTCTCGGGGTTTCTGGTGCCGCTGTTTTGCCGCTGGTCCGGGTTTTTAGTAAAAAACGAATCATCATCAATATTGATGGCCAGGAGTGGAAGAGGCCCAAGTGGAATCGTTTGGCAAAAGCCTTTCTGAAGTTCAGTGAAAAACTCGCTGTCAGATATAGTGATGAAGTCATCACTGACAATACTGCTTTACAGCGATATGTAATCGAGGAATATGGCAAGGAAAGCATGCTGATAACTTATGGAGGGGACCATGTGATCCATCAGGCATGGGGGAAAGAGGAGAAAGATGCCTACCCCTTTCAAGCAAAAGAATATGCCTTTAAAGTTGCTCGGATAGAGCCTGAGAACAATATCCATTTGATTCTGGAAGCTTTTTCCCGCATTCCTGACTTCCAGTTGGTCATAGTAGGCAACTGGGAACATAGCAAATACGGGCTGGATCTTAGAAAAGAGTATAAGCATTTCAGTCATTTATTTCTGCTGGATCCTATTTACGATCAGAAAGCCCTGGATGCCTTACGGTCAAATTGTAAGCTTTACCTTCATGGACACCAAGCTGGAGGAACGAATCCTTCCCTGGTAGAGGCGATGAATCTGGGCCTTCCTATTCTCGCCTATGATGTGTCTTTTAATCGGGAAAGTATGAAACATCAGGGCATGTATTTTTCAAATGAACATGAATTGCTGGTCAGGGTGCTGAATCTGGAAGAGGCCAATCTCAGGCTGCATGCTGCAAGGATGCGTGAGCTTGCTTTGACACATTACAATTGGCGTTTGATTGCAAAGCAATATGAGGAGCTGATTTTTGGAGAAGAAAGCACAGCTCTCACTGAAAGGAATAAGATAATTTCGAAGAAGAATAAACAAAGACCCAATAGCTCAATTTCCCTTCCCCATTATCATAATTAA
- a CDS encoding acyltransferase yields the protein MIRKLLERLIRKRNPAFAFDSQIGSSLLLSLILKKGIMFLRSIIYQSLHIRKPGLQFFGKRVSIFNIAQVKLGKWVVIHEGVYLSALGKGTLSIGNNSGIGAYSRVEISQSFHDLGEFIRIGKNVGIGPFASLGGAGSLEIGDDCIVGPYFSCHPENHVFDHIQMPIRLQGVERKGIKIGANCWIGAKVAILDGVEVGEGSVIAAGAILTQSFPPYSIIGGVPARVLRSRLGDNEATEILSKI from the coding sequence ATGATTAGAAAATTACTGGAACGCTTAATTCGCAAACGCAATCCCGCTTTTGCATTCGATTCTCAGATAGGGAGTTCTTTGCTCCTGTCCCTGATTTTAAAAAAGGGGATAATGTTTTTGCGATCAATAATTTATCAGTCTCTACATATTCGGAAACCCGGCTTGCAGTTTTTCGGTAAGAGGGTTTCCATTTTTAATATTGCTCAGGTCAAATTAGGTAAGTGGGTCGTGATTCATGAGGGCGTTTATTTGTCTGCTTTAGGAAAAGGGACACTTTCTATTGGAAATAATTCTGGTATCGGAGCCTATAGCCGAGTAGAGATTTCTCAATCTTTTCATGATTTGGGGGAATTTATCCGGATTGGGAAGAATGTAGGAATTGGCCCATTTGCTTCCTTGGGTGGAGCCGGATCGCTTGAAATAGGGGATGATTGCATTGTCGGACCTTATTTCAGTTGTCATCCGGAAAATCATGTTTTCGACCATATTCAGATGCCGATTAGGCTTCAGGGGGTAGAAAGAAAAGGAATAAAGATCGGAGCCAATTGTTGGATAGGGGCAAAGGTTGCTATCCTGGATGGAGTCGAAGTAGGGGAAGGTTCAGTGATTGCAGCCGGTGCGATCCTAACCCAATCTTTTCCTCCCTATAGCATAATTGGAGGAGTCCCGGCAAGAGTCCTGCGGTCTCGATTAGGAGATAATGAAGCAACTGAAATCTTAAGTAAAATATGA
- a CDS encoding O-antigen ligase family protein: MSFRKIHLPGILFWIRLILFFKIFGFLALFESGALNKIIKIGLGTSMTIAILLLSNFLLRRGISLRIQLRNSLAFWAYCAYFVLAAISISWAFDQSFALIQLFRDLDLLIFSFLLIRLLKSLESAFPDQSFGLARILYIPVSLNAAYFLMGYFLAPESFIRLTHGGDIARLGGLIMNPNELGMLCSFGAACILLQFSSNKRYILPTLLLLICLSVMYLTGSRSSLIGFSLLLGLLLLRSRGWWPKILLIGSILFLLPFAAQKIIFNEEKGGAEEVLSMTGRIPFWHALLTEALPQEPLLGFGFMNIYYTKYFQGKNTYPATMTHNTFVQVLLNLGFLGASIVLIQMGTSIRAVIRESLSRKRREFWILFIPLFINSLTEFGIWGETNYGILFYQLLFLSFVLHAKPSKQEQLFQIPQSFPKNGKASTENRLVC, encoded by the coding sequence ATGAGTTTCCGGAAAATACATCTCCCTGGGATTCTCTTTTGGATCAGACTCATCCTCTTTTTCAAGATCTTTGGTTTCCTGGCACTTTTTGAAAGTGGGGCCTTGAATAAAATCATCAAGATTGGTCTGGGTACTTCTATGACCATTGCGATCCTGCTGCTGAGCAACTTTTTACTAAGACGGGGAATTTCCTTAAGAATACAGCTTAGAAACAGTCTGGCTTTCTGGGCCTACTGTGCGTATTTCGTACTGGCTGCTATTTCTATTTCCTGGGCTTTTGATCAAAGCTTTGCCTTGATCCAGCTGTTTCGGGATTTAGATTTATTGATCTTCTCCTTTCTTCTGATCAGATTGTTGAAATCTTTGGAATCTGCCTTCCCGGACCAAAGTTTCGGGCTTGCTCGCATCCTGTATATTCCCGTGAGTTTAAATGCAGCTTATTTTTTGATGGGCTATTTTCTGGCACCGGAAAGCTTCATTCGGCTGACCCACGGGGGGGATATTGCACGTTTGGGAGGACTTATTATGAATCCAAATGAACTTGGGATGCTCTGTAGTTTTGGAGCCGCCTGCATCCTCCTCCAATTCTCTTCCAATAAGAGATACATTCTCCCGACTCTCCTGCTACTTATTTGTCTCTCTGTGATGTACCTCACGGGTTCCCGATCCAGCCTGATAGGATTTTCTCTCTTACTGGGTCTTTTGCTCTTGAGATCCAGAGGATGGTGGCCCAAAATACTTTTGATAGGATCGATCTTATTTCTGCTACCCTTTGCTGCGCAAAAGATCATTTTCAATGAGGAGAAAGGAGGGGCAGAAGAAGTTTTAAGTATGACCGGCCGGATTCCCTTTTGGCATGCCTTGCTGACGGAGGCTTTACCTCAGGAACCTTTGCTGGGCTTTGGCTTCATGAATATCTATTATACCAAGTACTTTCAAGGGAAAAATACTTATCCAGCCACCATGACTCACAATACCTTTGTGCAGGTATTGCTGAATTTGGGTTTTCTGGGTGCTAGTATTGTCCTGATTCAAATGGGGACCAGCATTCGAGCAGTTATTAGGGAAAGCCTTAGCCGGAAAAGGAGGGAGTTTTGGATTCTATTCATTCCCCTTTTCATCAACAGCCTGACTGAATTTGGGATATGGGGTGAAACAAATTATGGCATTCTCTTTTATCAACTTCTTTTCCTGTCTTTTGTGCTTCATGCCAAGCCCTCCAAGCAAGAACAACTTTTCCAAATACCGCAGTCTTTTCCAAAAAATGGAAAAGCTTCAACTGAGAATAGGCTTGTATGTTGA
- a CDS encoding phosphotransferase, with amino-acid sequence MPSNSYQVIKNPDGSPRWIVPEEDREALFLKFYPAFNKRNRRLRKILRLAFKYGLQNVCSKRLSDKDLSKLLGYSPSELSHEKQFALFTGTPGPNRKILLYERTKNDKAYFSKIAYGENAPKLIENEFRVLEMLNQKCPKHFWFPKLFSFTHKILKTHELKITESSHQWSPAHSRFLQEIYSWGIEEVESQSLIPEKILNVDCEDPEAQKPLEQLHNTLAVSHELIEKQAFMLKTAFGHGDFCPWNTAVKGAKLQVLDWELAGDYPMLYDLFHFVVQHEILNTGSSARAIFQKVRELVRSEDVRVLLSAYKLDWKHQFMAYLIKLSSYYSQIYARQSQLHSQAFKLMEIWTQLLELGNAYLKKDSFRKQFIRLIFEEIKETDYALMKFFEGDIELLKEESDLDIFIQKADYSKINKLISSSPLVSHSRIRRYSYMQSLELFFLDGSFLSIDLISQLKRRSLEYFRIEKVLEDAEINDCGIKLPRAEDNFAYIAYFYTLNGADIPEHYKVNYWHYANAFSSEKVSKKLWQANFSEGLSAKKQEELLENVQKRPENQGFSSLKNQLSYLADSIRKVIRRDSLTLTLSGVDGAGKSTLIARLKQRLEKKYRKEVVILRHRPSLLPILSSFILGKAKAEQKASETLPRQGKNRSYLFSYLRFFYYLLDYFLGEIFIWYRHKSRGKVILYDRYYFDFISDPRRSNLSLHKGFTKRMYRWINKAEVNIFLYAPVEEILSRKQELPAKEIESLCHSYKELFEEFERKYAQSYVNLNNLDLEESLDFIETLFAKAA; translated from the coding sequence ATGCCTTCTAACAGCTACCAAGTAATTAAAAATCCTGATGGAAGTCCTCGTTGGATTGTTCCGGAAGAAGACCGAGAGGCTCTCTTTCTGAAATTCTATCCGGCCTTTAACAAAAGAAATAGAAGACTTAGAAAAATCCTTCGCTTAGCATTTAAATATGGACTACAGAATGTATGCTCAAAGCGATTATCAGACAAAGATCTATCAAAATTATTGGGCTATTCGCCTTCGGAACTAAGCCATGAAAAACAATTCGCGCTCTTTACAGGAACTCCGGGCCCTAACCGAAAGATCCTGCTGTATGAGCGAACAAAAAACGATAAGGCCTATTTCTCCAAAATTGCCTATGGTGAAAACGCTCCAAAGCTGATTGAAAATGAGTTTCGGGTTTTAGAGATGTTAAATCAAAAATGCCCCAAACATTTTTGGTTTCCGAAACTCTTTTCTTTCACCCACAAAATCTTAAAAACCCATGAGCTTAAGATCACAGAAAGCAGCCATCAATGGAGCCCAGCGCATAGTCGTTTTCTTCAGGAAATCTATTCCTGGGGAATTGAAGAAGTTGAATCGCAATCCCTTATACCTGAAAAGATATTGAATGTTGATTGTGAAGACCCTGAGGCCCAAAAGCCTCTGGAACAACTACACAATACCCTTGCTGTCAGTCATGAGCTAATTGAAAAACAAGCGTTCATGCTTAAAACAGCCTTTGGTCATGGAGACTTTTGCCCCTGGAATACAGCCGTGAAGGGGGCAAAACTCCAGGTTCTGGACTGGGAACTGGCAGGAGATTATCCAATGCTGTATGATTTATTCCATTTTGTTGTGCAGCATGAAATATTGAATACAGGTAGCTCAGCCCGGGCGATCTTCCAGAAAGTGCGAGAATTAGTGAGGAGTGAAGACGTCCGGGTTCTTTTATCTGCCTATAAACTGGATTGGAAGCATCAGTTTATGGCCTATCTCATAAAACTTAGCAGCTATTATTCCCAGATATATGCCCGTCAATCTCAGCTTCATTCCCAGGCTTTCAAACTCATGGAAATTTGGACACAGCTGCTAGAATTGGGAAATGCATATTTGAAGAAGGATAGCTTTCGCAAGCAATTTATTCGATTGATTTTTGAGGAAATTAAAGAAACTGACTATGCATTGATGAAGTTTTTCGAGGGAGATATAGAATTATTGAAAGAAGAAAGTGATCTGGATATTTTTATACAAAAAGCAGACTACTCTAAGATCAATAAACTGATTTCAAGCTCCCCTCTGGTTTCTCATAGTCGAATCAGAAGATACTCCTACATGCAAAGCCTGGAGCTCTTCTTTCTGGACGGCAGTTTTCTTTCGATAGATCTCATTTCTCAACTCAAAAGGCGATCACTTGAATATTTTCGCATCGAGAAGGTTTTGGAAGATGCTGAGATCAATGATTGTGGTATCAAACTTCCGCGTGCCGAAGATAATTTTGCCTACATAGCTTATTTCTATACCCTGAATGGAGCTGATATTCCGGAACACTATAAAGTGAATTACTGGCATTATGCTAATGCATTTTCATCTGAAAAAGTCAGCAAAAAATTATGGCAGGCCAATTTCTCTGAAGGGCTGTCGGCGAAAAAGCAGGAAGAATTGTTGGAGAACGTTCAAAAGCGACCAGAGAATCAGGGGTTTTCCTCGCTTAAAAATCAGCTATCGTACCTGGCTGATAGCATACGGAAAGTAATCCGGAGAGATTCTTTGACCCTTACGCTTAGTGGAGTCGATGGAGCTGGAAAATCGACATTAATTGCCCGCTTAAAGCAAAGATTGGAAAAGAAATACCGCAAAGAAGTAGTTATCCTTAGGCATCGTCCTTCTCTTCTGCCAATCTTGAGTTCATTCATTTTGGGGAAAGCAAAGGCGGAACAAAAAGCATCTGAGACCTTGCCAAGGCAAGGGAAAAACAGGAGCTATCTATTCTCCTATCTGCGTTTTTTCTACTACCTCCTTGATTACTTTCTGGGAGAAATTTTTATCTGGTATCGGCATAAAAGCAGGGGGAAAGTGATCCTTTACGATCGCTATTATTTTGATTTCATCAGTGATCCAAGAAGGAGCAACCTGAGCTTACATAAGGGCTTTACTAAACGTATGTACAGATGGATTAATAAAGCTGAAGTAAACATCTTTTTATATGCTCCTGTAGAAGAAATCCTTTCCCGAAAACAGGAATTACCAGCTAAAGAGATTGAAAGTTTATGCCATTCCTACAAGGAACTCTTCGAGGAATTTGAGCGAAAATATGCGCAGAGTTATGTCAACCTGAACAATCTCGATTTGGAAGAAAGTCTGGATTTCATCGAAACTTTATTTGCGAAGGCTGCCTGA